From one Rhopalosiphum padi isolate XX-2018 chromosome 2, ASM2088224v1, whole genome shotgun sequence genomic stretch:
- the LOC132923215 gene encoding uncharacterized protein LOC132923215 — MISEGSPIAGRCVRWESACDPYARPPGSAPIENRTTSTHVLRLRKGRAADPIDTARRAGTTELPRKTNARRAILRRQTLGRQHRCSLASFWSAAANELVLSRTAVVATSDDSLTKQDTPLLLTSLLLLSGRTTRLYEYHLVAWSLYRGPPIFIITRWFWKPSVFGVVMLYIYPVDPNLFEKRRQIRF, encoded by the exons ATGATTTCGGAAGGGTCGCCGATCGCAGGAAGATGTGTACGGTGGGAGTCTGCGTGTGACCCCTACGCGCGGCCACCAGGCAGCGCACCGATCGAAAATCGTACCACCTCCACGCACGTCCTGCGTCTGAGAAAAGGGCGCGCCGCCGACCCGATCGATACAGCCCGACGAGCCGGGACCACCGAGCTACCCCGAAAAACCAACGCCCGACGTGCGATACTTCGGCGACAGACTCTAGGCAGACAACACCGCTGTTCACTCGCTTCATTCTGGTCAGCGGCAGCCAACGAGCTGGTCCTCTCTCGCACTGCTGTTGTCGCCACCAGTGATGACTCACTCACCAAGCAGGACACTCCACTCCTGCTGACGTCACTGCTGCTACTGTCCGGTCGTACTACGCGACTGTATG AGTACCACTTGGTCGCGTGGTCACTGTACAGAGGGCCACCAATCTTCATCATCACACGGTGGTTTTGGAAACCGTCCGTCTTCGGTGTAGTGATGCTCTACATCTACCCTGTAGATCCGAATTTGTTTGAAAAACGGCGACAAATTCGGTTCTAG